One window of Camelus dromedarius isolate mCamDro1 chromosome 18, mCamDro1.pat, whole genome shotgun sequence genomic DNA carries:
- the RBM38 gene encoding RNA-binding protein 38 isoform X1 gives MLLQPAPCAPSAGFPRPPAAPGAMHGSQKDTTFTKIFVGGLPYHTTDASLRKYFEGFGDIEEAVVITDRQTGKSRGYGFVTMADRAAAERACKDPNPNIDGRKANVNLAYLGAKPRSLQTGFAIGVQQLHPTLIQRTYGLTPHYIYPQAIVQPSVVIPAAPVPSLSSPYIEYTPASPAYAQYPPATYDQYPYAASPATAASFVGYGYPAAVPQALSAAAPAGTAFLQYQPAQLQPDRMQ, from the exons ATGCTGCTGCAGCCCGCGCCTTGCGCCCCAAGCGCGGGCTTCCCGCGGCCCCCGGCCGCCCCCGGCGCCATGCACGGCTCGCAGAAGGACACCACGTTCACCAAGATCTTCGTGGGCGGCCTGCCCTACCACACCACCGACGCCTCGCTCAGGAAGTACTTCGAGGGCTTCGGGGACATCGAGGAGGCCGTGGTCATCACCGACCGCCAGACGGGCAAGTCCCGCGGCTACGGCTTC GTGACTATGGCCGACCGGGCGGCAGCTGAGAGGGCTTGCAAAGACCCAAACCCCAACATCGACGGCCGCAAGGCCAACGTGAACCTGGCATATCTGGGTGCCAAGCCGCGGAGCCTCCAGACGG GCTTTGCCATCGGTGTTCAGCAGCTGCACCCCACCTTGATTCAGCGGACTTACGG GCTGACTCCCCACTACATCTACCCACAAGCCATCGTCCAGCCCAGCGTGGTGATCCCAGCCGCCCCGGTCCCGTCTCTGTCCTCGCCCTACATTGAGTACACGCCAGCCAGCCCAGCCTATGCCCAGTACCCACCGGCCACCTATGACCAGTACCCGTACGCCGCCTCGCCCGCCACGGCCGCCAGCTTCGTGGGCTACGGCTACCCGGCCGCCGTGCCCCAGGCGCTCTCGGCCGCGGCGCCCGCGGGCACCGCCTTCCTGCAGTACCAGCCCGCGCAGCTGCAGCCCGACAGGATGCAGTGA
- the RAE1 gene encoding mRNA export factor RAE1, producing the protein MSLFGTTSGFGTGGSSMFGSTTTDNHNPMKDIEVTSSPDDSIGCLSFSPPTLPGNFLIAGSWANDVRCWEVQDSGQTIPKAQQMHTGPVLDVCWSDDGSKVFTASCDKTAKMWDLNSNQAIQIAQHDAPVKTIHWIKAPNYSCVMTGSWDKTLKFWDTRSSNPMMVLQLPERCYCADVIYPMAVVATAERGLIVYQLENQPSEFRRIESPLKHQHRCVAIFKDKQNKPTGFALGSIEGRVAIHYINPPNPAKDNFTFKCHRSNGTNTSAPQDIYAVNGIAFHPVHGTLATVGSDGRFSFWDKDARTKLKTSEQLDQPISACCFNHNGNIFAYASSYDWSKGHEFYNPQKKNYIFLRNAAEELKPRNKK; encoded by the exons ATGAGTCTGTTTGGAACAACCTCGGGTTTTGGAACTGGTGGGTCCAGCATGTTTGGCAGCACAACCACAGATAATCACAATCCTATGAAG GATATTGAAGTAACGTCCTCTCCTGATGATAGCATTGGTTGTCTATCTTTTAGCCCCCCCACCTTGCCGGGGAACTTTCTTATTGCAGGATCGTGGGCTAACGAT GTTCGTTGCTGGGAAGTTCAGGATAGTGGGCAGACCATTCCAAAAGCCCAGCAGATGCACACTGGGCCTGTGCTGGATGTCTGCTGGAGTGAT gaTGGGAGCAAAGTATTTACAGCATCATGTGATAAAACTGCCAAAATGTGGGACCTCAACAGTAACCAAGCGATACAGATTGCACAG CACGATGCTCCTGTGAAAACCATACATTGGATCAAAGCACCAAACTACAGCTGTGTGATGACCGGGAGCTGGGATAAGACTCTGAAG ttttggGATACACGATCGTCAAATCCTATGATGGTTTTGCAACTCCCTGAAAGGTGTTACTGTGCTGATGTG ATCTATCCTATGGCTGTGGTGGCCACTGCAGAGAGGGGACTGATCGTCTATCAGTTAGAGAATCAACCTTCTGAATTCAGGAGGATAGAATCTCCCCTGAAACACCAG CATCGATGTGTGGCTATTTTTAAAGACAAGCAGAACAAGCCGACGGGTTTTGCCCTGGGAAGCATCGAGGGGAGAGTTGCCATTCACTACATCAACCCCCCAAACCC TGCCAAAGATAACTTCACCTTTAAATGTCATCGATCTAACGGAACCAACACTTCAGCTCCTCAAGACATCTACGCG GTGAATGGAATTGCGTTCCATCCAGTTCATGGCACCCTTGCAACTGTAGGATCTGATGGTAGATTCAGCTTTTGGGACAAAGATGCCAGGACAAAACTAAAAACTTCAGAACAGTTAGATCAGCCGATATCGGCTTGCTGCTTCAATCACAATGGGAACATATTTGCATATGCGTCCAGCTATGATTGGTCAAAG GGACATGAATTTTATAATccccaaaagaaaaattacattttcctgCGTAATGCAGCCGAGGAGCTAAAGCCCAGGAATAAGAAGTAG